A window of Rhabdothermincola salaria contains these coding sequences:
- a CDS encoding class I SAM-dependent RNA methyltransferase, which yields MALPPDPLTPGDVPSAAVAAPGAVPGTGGESFVVTAERLVAGGVALARRPEGKVVLVEGAYPGERVRVRLTSTSKGVDRAETVEVVEASPGRRAPHCAHVDDGCGGCDLALLDPDHQRDAKVEMVRDGLRRLGRVPAPEVRAGPALAEEAFRTTMRLAVTDGRAGLRALASHDVVALDHCVVAHPLLDELVAEGRFGEADEVVLRVGASTGERLALVRPTATAVSLPDDVVVVGADELAAGRRAWIHEELAGRRWRISAGSFFQTRADGARALVDVVREMTADVLSTGGDPAPGGGDGPATLVDAYCGVGLFSGALLDPAGPTGASGWRGLAVERNRSSVADARHNLSGLPVRVVGSAVERFRAPRADVVVADPARSGLGRRGVEVLAGTGAARLVLVSCDVASAGRDVALLAEEGYRLVEAVVVDLFPHTHHVEVVSCFDREPL from the coding sequence GTGGCCCTGCCCCCTGACCCCCTCACCCCCGGCGACGTTCCGTCCGCGGCCGTGGCGGCGCCCGGCGCGGTGCCGGGCACCGGTGGCGAGTCGTTCGTGGTCACCGCCGAGCGGTTGGTGGCCGGGGGGGTGGCGCTGGCCCGTCGGCCCGAGGGCAAGGTGGTGCTGGTCGAGGGGGCCTATCCGGGCGAGCGCGTCAGGGTGCGGCTCACCTCCACCTCGAAGGGTGTCGACCGGGCCGAGACCGTCGAGGTGGTGGAGGCGTCCCCCGGGCGCCGAGCCCCCCACTGCGCGCACGTCGACGACGGCTGCGGTGGGTGCGACCTGGCCCTGCTCGACCCGGACCACCAACGCGACGCCAAGGTGGAGATGGTCCGTGACGGCCTTCGTCGGCTGGGCCGCGTCCCCGCGCCCGAGGTGCGCGCCGGTCCGGCCCTGGCCGAGGAGGCGTTCCGCACCACGATGCGCCTCGCCGTCACCGACGGCCGGGCGGGGTTGCGGGCTCTCGCCAGCCACGACGTGGTGGCGCTCGACCATTGTGTGGTGGCCCATCCGCTGCTCGACGAGCTGGTGGCCGAGGGCCGCTTCGGGGAGGCCGACGAGGTGGTGCTGCGGGTCGGCGCGTCCACCGGGGAGCGCCTGGCCCTCGTCCGACCGACCGCGACGGCGGTGAGCCTGCCCGACGATGTCGTGGTGGTCGGCGCCGACGAGCTGGCCGCCGGTCGGCGGGCCTGGATCCACGAGGAGCTGGCCGGTCGTCGCTGGCGGATCTCGGCGGGCTCGTTCTTTCAGACCCGGGCCGATGGCGCCCGTGCGCTGGTCGACGTCGTGCGCGAGATGACCGCCGACGTGCTGTCGACCGGTGGTGACCCCGCCCCGGGAGGAGGCGACGGTCCGGCGACGCTCGTCGACGCCTACTGCGGGGTGGGTCTGTTCAGCGGGGCCCTCCTCGACCCCGCCGGGCCCACCGGCGCGAGCGGCTGGCGGGGCCTGGCGGTGGAGCGCAACCGCTCCTCGGTGGCCGACGCCCGCCACAACCTCAGCGGCCTGCCCGTCCGGGTGGTCGGTTCGGCCGTCGAGCGCTTCCGGGCGCCTCGGGCCGACGTCGTCGTGGCCGACCCGGCCCGTTCGGGCCTGGGGCGCCGTGGCGTGGAGGTGCTCGCCGGCACCGGTGCCGCTCGGCTGGTGCTCGTGAGCTGCGACGTCGCCTCGGCGGGGCGCGACGTCGCCCTGCTCGCCGAGGAGGGCTACCGCCTGGTCGAGGCCGTGGTCGTGGACCTCTTCCCCCACACCCACCACGTCGAGGTCGTGAGCTGCTTCGACCGGGAACCCCTGTGA
- the rpe gene encoding ribulose-phosphate 3-epimerase, whose product MTDFPSPRPVEIVPSVLPADFAHLGDACLDLEKAGVDRIQWDVMDGNFVPNLTFGADVIAATRPLVSIPFEAHLMVEEPTWILDAMVDAGCRLLIVHAEACRHLHRTLGHIQELGAAAAVALNPATPVQDVAHVLDLVEMVLVMTVNPGFGGQAYIATMEPKIAELRTLVAEGGHDVDIEVDGGIGPATIAGAAGAGANVLVAGSSLFRDPEGLGHATAELRELAVAAQRS is encoded by the coding sequence ATGACCGACTTCCCCTCCCCCCGCCCCGTCGAGATCGTGCCTTCGGTCCTCCCAGCCGACTTCGCCCACCTCGGCGACGCCTGCCTCGACCTCGAGAAGGCCGGGGTCGACCGCATCCAATGGGACGTCATGGACGGCAACTTCGTGCCCAACCTCACCTTCGGCGCCGACGTGATCGCCGCCACGCGTCCGCTGGTGAGCATCCCCTTCGAGGCCCACCTCATGGTCGAGGAGCCGACCTGGATCCTCGACGCGATGGTCGACGCCGGGTGCCGGCTGCTCATCGTGCACGCCGAGGCGTGCCGCCACCTGCACCGCACGCTCGGGCACATCCAGGAGCTGGGCGCCGCCGCCGCGGTCGCCCTCAACCCGGCCACCCCCGTCCAGGACGTGGCCCACGTCCTCGACCTGGTGGAGATGGTCCTGGTCATGACGGTGAACCCCGGCTTCGGAGGACAGGCCTACATCGCCACCATGGAGCCCAAGATCGCCGAGCTGCGCACGCTCGTCGCCGAGGGCGGCCACGACGTCGACATCGAGGTCGACGGCGGCATCGGCCCGGCGACCATCGCGGGGGCCGCGGGGGCGGGCGCCAACGTGCTCGTCGCCGGCAGCTCGCTCTTCCGCGATCCCGAAGGCCTCGGGCACGCCACCGCCGAGCTGCGGGAGCTGGCCGTCGCCGCCCAGCGCAGCTGA
- a CDS encoding ATP-dependent Clp protease proteolytic subunit, with product MEHPPLAPLAQTAGSDPGAEIYRMLLKERIVVLGSDVNDTVANQLVAQLLYLEGQDPDKDIWLYINSPGGVITAGMAIYDTMQFISPDVGTICMGLAASMGQFLLTAGAEGKRYTLPHARILMHQPLGGVQGQASDIAIQAEQMAYIKRLMAERIAHHSGQSVEQIETDSERDRWFTAEQAKEYGLVDHVIFKRGELS from the coding sequence ATGGAGCATCCGCCGCTCGCACCGCTGGCCCAGACCGCTGGTTCCGACCCGGGTGCGGAGATCTACCGCATGTTGCTCAAGGAGCGCATCGTGGTGCTCGGCAGCGACGTGAACGACACGGTCGCCAACCAGCTGGTCGCTCAGCTGCTGTACCTCGAGGGCCAGGATCCCGACAAGGACATCTGGCTGTACATCAACTCCCCCGGTGGGGTCATCACCGCGGGCATGGCGATCTACGACACCATGCAGTTCATCTCGCCCGACGTCGGCACCATCTGCATGGGTCTGGCGGCGTCCATGGGCCAGTTCCTCCTCACCGCCGGGGCCGAGGGCAAGCGCTACACCCTGCCCCACGCCCGGATCCTGATGCACCAACCCCTGGGCGGGGTGCAGGGCCAGGCCTCCGACATCGCCATCCAGGCCGAGCAGATGGCCTACATCAAGCGGCTGATGGCCGAGCGCATCGCTCACCACTCGGGCCAGTCGGTGGAGCAGATCGAGACCGACTCCGAGCGCGATCGGTGGTTCACCGCCGAGCAGGCCAAGGAGTACGGCCTGGTCGACCACGTGATCTTCAAGCGGGGCGAGCTGAGCTAG
- a CDS encoding glutamate decarboxylase, producing the protein MLSEHVQDAVDATVAPLFGSRTMIEPIPRFRLPDVEMEPQAAYQLIHDELSLDGNPLLNMASFVTTWMEPEVTKLMTETLPKNFIDADEYPQTAEIERRCVSIIADLFHAPSSGEQAMGTSTVGSSEAIHLCGLALKVNWRNRRAAAGQPTDRPNIVMGANVQVVWEKFVRYFDVEPRYVDMAPGRTVIGVDEAIALVDENTIAVVGILGSTYTGEFEPIAELDTALQELNARTGWQVPIHVDAASGGFVAPFAYPDLAWDFRLPSVRSINTSGHKFGLVYPGVGWAVWRDQADLPEELLFHDNYLGNDQITFDLNFSKGSSQVIGQYYNLIRLGRDGYRRIMDGLLDISRDLSAKARASEHFEVVSSDQALPLVTVRLKGERAYSCHDISEHLRLRGWIVPAYTLPPKVDDVSVLRVVIREGFSRDMADNLLADLDATIEHLEANPPAAPTVKPHHRQRHRVC; encoded by the coding sequence ATGCTCTCCGAGCACGTGCAGGACGCCGTCGATGCCACCGTCGCTCCGCTGTTCGGCAGCCGAACCATGATCGAACCGATCCCCCGGTTTCGCCTACCGGACGTGGAGATGGAGCCGCAGGCGGCCTACCAGCTGATCCACGACGAGCTCAGCCTCGACGGGAACCCACTGTTGAACATGGCGTCGTTCGTGACGACGTGGATGGAGCCCGAGGTCACCAAGCTCATGACCGAGACGCTCCCGAAGAACTTCATCGACGCCGACGAGTACCCCCAGACCGCCGAGATCGAGCGTCGCTGCGTCAGCATCATCGCCGATCTCTTCCACGCCCCGTCCTCCGGTGAGCAGGCCATGGGCACATCGACGGTCGGTTCCTCCGAGGCCATCCACCTCTGTGGCCTGGCCCTCAAGGTCAACTGGCGCAACCGTCGTGCGGCGGCCGGACAGCCGACCGACCGTCCCAACATCGTGATGGGCGCCAACGTCCAGGTGGTGTGGGAGAAGTTCGTGCGCTACTTCGACGTCGAACCCCGCTACGTCGACATGGCGCCGGGCCGCACCGTCATCGGGGTCGACGAGGCCATCGCCCTCGTCGATGAGAACACCATCGCCGTGGTGGGCATCCTCGGCAGCACCTACACCGGTGAGTTCGAGCCGATCGCCGAGCTCGACACCGCCCTGCAGGAGCTCAACGCTCGTACCGGTTGGCAGGTCCCGATCCACGTCGATGCCGCCAGCGGCGGGTTCGTGGCCCCGTTCGCCTACCCCGACCTGGCGTGGGACTTCCGGTTGCCGTCGGTGCGGTCGATCAACACCTCGGGCCACAAGTTCGGCCTCGTCTACCCGGGCGTGGGATGGGCGGTGTGGCGAGATCAGGCCGACCTGCCCGAGGAGCTGCTCTTCCACGACAACTACCTCGGCAACGACCAGATCACCTTCGACCTCAACTTCTCCAAGGGCTCGAGCCAGGTGATCGGCCAGTACTACAACCTGATCCGCCTGGGCCGTGACGGCTACCGGCGGATCATGGACGGGCTGCTCGACATCTCCCGAGACCTCTCGGCCAAGGCGCGGGCCAGCGAGCACTTCGAGGTGGTCTCGTCCGACCAGGCCCTCCCGCTGGTGACGGTCCGGCTGAAGGGGGAGCGGGCCTACAGCTGTCACGACATCAGCGAGCACCTCCGGCTGCGGGGCTGGATCGTGCCCGCCTACACGCTGCCGCCCAAGGTCGACGACGTGTCGGTGCTGCGCGTCGTCATCCGTGAGGGGTTCAGCCGCGACATGGCCGACAACCTGCTCGCCGACCTCGATGCCACCATCGAGCACCTCGAGGCCAACCCTCCCGCGGCGCCCACCGTGAAGCCCCACCACCGTCAGCGCCATCGCGTCTGCTGA
- a CDS encoding CPBP family intramembrane glutamic endopeptidase, translated as MGDVIYGLVLWLAGGVVAAIAIVASGAIDLDTGEVGELSLGAIAFTLVAGWVGFVGWPMVATYRKGQRSLARDFGLQVRWIDVGWGLLGGLGALAVSVAGGLLWTIISGDESPTNADFLPSSPGLLGALALWFLVGVATPVAEELFFRGLMLRAVGRRWGLPAGVALSSIVFGFFHANALSFSGLFIVAVTASYGAVFALLVVRAEGRLGPAIVAHAVVNSVAVVAMFATS; from the coding sequence ATGGGCGATGTCATCTATGGCCTCGTGCTGTGGCTCGCCGGCGGCGTGGTGGCCGCGATCGCGATCGTCGCCTCCGGTGCCATCGACCTCGACACCGGTGAGGTGGGGGAGCTCAGCCTCGGCGCGATCGCGTTCACCCTGGTGGCCGGGTGGGTGGGCTTCGTCGGCTGGCCCATGGTGGCCACCTACCGCAAGGGCCAGCGCAGCCTGGCCCGCGACTTCGGACTCCAGGTCCGTTGGATCGACGTCGGGTGGGGTCTGCTCGGTGGGTTGGGTGCGCTCGCGGTGTCCGTCGCCGGGGGGCTGCTGTGGACGATCATCTCGGGCGATGAATCGCCCACCAACGCCGACTTCCTGCCCAGCTCACCGGGGCTTCTCGGAGCGCTGGCGCTGTGGTTCCTGGTGGGGGTGGCCACCCCCGTCGCCGAGGAGCTCTTCTTCCGGGGCCTCATGTTGCGGGCCGTCGGGCGACGCTGGGGCCTGCCGGCCGGAGTGGCCCTCAGCTCGATCGTGTTCGGCTTCTTCCACGCCAACGCCCTGAGCTTCTCGGGGCTGTTCATCGTGGCGGTGACGGCGTCCTACGGGGCGGTCTTCGCCCTCTTGGTCGTGCGGGCCGAGGGACGGCTCGGCCCGGCCATCGTCGCCCACGCCGTGGTGAACTCCGTGGCCGTCGTGGCCATGTTCGCCACCAGCTGA
- a CDS encoding metal-sensitive transcriptional regulator gives MDIPEDVIADVRTRLRRVAGQVQGVERMLEEGRECRDVVTQLSAATRALEQAGFRLVAAGLTYCVTEPEKAEADGYPLAEVEKMFMKLA, from the coding sequence ATGGACATCCCCGAGGACGTGATCGCCGACGTCCGGACCCGCCTGCGGCGCGTGGCCGGTCAGGTGCAGGGCGTGGAGCGCATGCTCGAGGAGGGACGCGAGTGCCGTGACGTGGTCACCCAGCTCTCGGCGGCCACCCGAGCCCTCGAGCAGGCCGGCTTCAGGCTGGTCGCCGCCGGTCTCACCTACTGCGTGACCGAACCCGAGAAGGCCGAAGCCGACGGCTACCCGTTGGCCGAGGTCGAGAAGATGTTCATGAAGCTGGCCTGA
- the rdgB gene encoding RdgB/HAM1 family non-canonical purine NTP pyrophosphatase, translating into MRLVTASANPAKVAEIAAILEPAGVDLEPRPATVPDVIEDADTLEGNARLKAVAIAEAVGRAAVADDTGLEVDALDGAPGVHSARFAGDERDEAANVAKLLRDLEVRGVGSARDRRARFRTVALVRWPDGLEVIAHGVVEGHIAAEPRGNQGFGYDPVFVPDEGDGRTFAEMEASEKHAISHRGRAFRTLAALLGAEGGEPSEDRSPPS; encoded by the coding sequence GTGCGACTCGTCACGGCCTCGGCCAACCCGGCGAAGGTGGCGGAGATCGCCGCCATCCTCGAACCGGCGGGCGTCGACCTCGAGCCCCGGCCCGCCACGGTGCCCGACGTCATCGAGGACGCCGACACGCTCGAGGGGAACGCCCGGCTCAAGGCGGTGGCCATCGCCGAGGCCGTCGGTCGGGCCGCGGTGGCCGACGACACCGGCCTGGAAGTCGACGCCCTCGATGGGGCCCCCGGGGTGCACTCGGCCCGCTTCGCCGGCGACGAGCGCGACGAGGCCGCCAACGTGGCCAAGCTCCTCCGCGACCTCGAGGTGCGTGGGGTCGGGTCCGCACGCGACCGGCGGGCCCGGTTCCGGACGGTGGCGCTCGTGCGCTGGCCCGATGGCCTCGAGGTGATCGCCCACGGGGTCGTCGAGGGCCACATCGCCGCCGAGCCGCGGGGGAACCAGGGGTTCGGCTACGACCCGGTGTTCGTGCCCGACGAGGGCGACGGCCGCACGTTCGCCGAGATGGAGGCGTCCGAGAAGCACGCGATCAGCCATCGCGGTCGGGCCTTCCGGACGCTCGCCGCCCTGCTCGGCGCCGAGGGCGGGGAGCCGTCCGAGGATCGATCCCCACCCTCCTGA
- the rph gene encoding ribonuclease PH, with protein sequence MRPDGRTPDQLREVSFERDFTDAADGSVLITAGKTMVLCTAYVDDDVPRWMRGSGKGWVTAEYSMLPGASPERIRREVTKGSPSGRTQEIQRLIGRSLRGVCDMEALGERQVVVDCDVLQADGGTRTASITGGYLALHDALTRLVQRGDLAANPLREACAAVSVGIVGGTPLLDLPYVEDSAAEVDMNVVMTEGGRFLEVQGTAEGMSFSRDELDALLGLAEGGIRQLMELQDLLVADPPDPRSTQR encoded by the coding sequence ATGCGCCCCGACGGCCGCACCCCCGACCAACTCCGCGAGGTCTCCTTCGAACGGGATTTCACCGACGCCGCCGACGGCTCGGTGCTCATCACCGCCGGCAAGACGATGGTGCTGTGCACCGCGTACGTCGACGACGACGTGCCCCGTTGGATGCGGGGGAGCGGCAAGGGGTGGGTCACCGCCGAGTACTCGATGCTTCCCGGGGCGTCCCCCGAACGCATCCGCCGGGAGGTCACCAAGGGATCGCCGTCGGGCCGGACCCAGGAGATCCAGCGCCTGATCGGCCGGTCGCTGCGGGGGGTCTGCGACATGGAAGCCCTCGGTGAGCGCCAGGTGGTCGTCGACTGCGACGTGCTGCAGGCCGATGGCGGCACCCGCACGGCCTCGATCACTGGTGGCTACCTGGCGTTGCACGACGCTCTGACCCGCCTGGTGCAACGAGGCGACCTGGCGGCCAACCCCCTCAGGGAGGCGTGCGCGGCGGTGTCGGTGGGCATCGTCGGCGGGACACCGCTGCTCGACCTGCCCTACGTGGAGGACTCGGCCGCCGAGGTGGACATGAACGTGGTCATGACCGAGGGGGGTCGCTTCCTGGAGGTGCAGGGGACCGCCGAGGGCATGAGCTTCTCGCGCGACGAGCTCGACGCGCTCCTCGGCCTGGCCGAGGGGGGCATCCGTCAGCTCATGGAGCTCCAGGACCTGCTGGTCGCCGACCCGCCCGACCCGCGCTCGACGCAACGCTGA
- a CDS encoding MBL fold metallo-hydrolase, translated as MGLTLTVLGCSGSYPAPDVPCSGYLVRSDTTAVVLDMGHGAFAELQRHIDVADVDAVVLTHAHPDHWVDLTGMRILTHYGRGLDHVPVWGTDETRRMVATVSSGIEPAFRWHVLGPERTFAIGDLELRIERTDHYVETYAVRVTGPDGTSLLYSSDTGPGWSPAELGHDVDLALVESSYLDADELGDVLHLCADMAGAAARAAGARRLVLTHLVPGADPEAHARAAAAAYGGPVDVASPGAVYAL; from the coding sequence GTGGGACTGACCCTCACCGTGCTGGGGTGCTCGGGCAGCTACCCGGCCCCCGACGTCCCCTGCAGCGGCTACCTGGTGCGCAGTGACACCACTGCGGTCGTCCTCGACATGGGCCACGGCGCCTTCGCCGAGCTGCAGCGCCACATCGACGTCGCCGACGTCGACGCGGTGGTGTTGACCCACGCCCATCCCGACCACTGGGTGGATCTCACGGGTATGCGCATCCTCACCCACTACGGGCGGGGTCTCGACCACGTGCCGGTGTGGGGCACCGACGAGACCCGGCGCATGGTCGCCACCGTCAGCTCGGGCATCGAGCCGGCCTTCCGGTGGCACGTCCTGGGTCCCGAGCGCACGTTCGCCATCGGCGACCTCGAGCTGCGCATCGAGCGGACCGACCACTACGTGGAGACCTACGCCGTGCGGGTCACCGGACCCGACGGGACCTCGCTGCTCTACTCCTCCGACACCGGTCCGGGGTGGTCGCCCGCCGAGCTGGGACACGACGTCGACCTCGCCCTCGTCGAGTCGTCGTACCTCGACGCCGACGAGCTCGGCGACGTGTTGCACCTCTGTGCCGACATGGCCGGAGCGGCCGCCCGGGCCGCTGGGGCACGACGTCTCGTCCTCACCCACCTGGTGCCCGGCGCCGACCCCGAGGCGCACGCCCGGGCGGCCGCAGCCGCCTACGGTGGCCCGGTCGACGTCGCCAGCCCTGGCGCCGTCTACGCCCTCTGA
- the murI gene encoding glutamate racemase, with protein sequence MDPRPIGMFDSGFGGLTVARALIDLLPDEDLVYVGDTGRYPYGPRPLDEVRRFSHEITAHLLAGHDVKMIIVACNTASAAALEELQERAPVPVIGVIEPGVRSLVSATRNGNVGVIGTVGTIGSGAYQHAVAAAEPSVQLSCAACPGFVEFVERGETDSDQVHVLAERLLAPLHDAEVDTLLLGCTHYPFLARTIGDVMGREVVLVDSADETAFRVRELLEGQLMARRGDERPGHHHFESSGDVEVFRSLGRRLLGPELDRVEAITWD encoded by the coding sequence GTGGACCCCCGACCCATCGGCATGTTCGACAGCGGCTTCGGGGGCCTCACCGTCGCTCGGGCGCTCATCGACCTGCTCCCCGACGAGGACCTCGTCTACGTGGGTGACACCGGGCGCTACCCCTACGGGCCACGACCGCTCGACGAGGTGCGTCGTTTCTCCCACGAGATCACCGCCCACCTCCTCGCCGGCCACGACGTGAAGATGATCATCGTGGCCTGCAACACGGCGTCGGCCGCTGCTCTCGAGGAGCTGCAGGAGCGAGCCCCCGTGCCCGTGATCGGGGTCATCGAGCCCGGGGTGCGATCCCTGGTCTCGGCCACCCGCAACGGCAACGTGGGGGTGATCGGCACCGTCGGCACGATCGGGTCGGGCGCCTACCAGCACGCGGTGGCGGCCGCCGAGCCGTCGGTGCAGCTGAGCTGTGCCGCCTGCCCCGGCTTCGTCGAGTTCGTGGAACGCGGGGAGACCGATTCCGATCAGGTGCACGTGCTGGCCGAACGCCTCCTGGCCCCCTTGCACGATGCCGAGGTCGACACCTTGCTGTTGGGGTGCACCCACTACCCGTTCCTCGCCCGCACCATCGGCGACGTCATGGGCCGAGAGGTGGTGCTGGTGGACTCCGCCGACGAGACCGCCTTCCGCGTGCGCGAGCTGCTCGAGGGCCAGCTGATGGCGCGACGGGGTGACGAGCGACCCGGGCACCACCACTTCGAGTCCTCCGGCGACGTCGAGGTCTTCCGTTCGCTGGGGAGGCGGTTGCTCGGTCCCGAGCTCGACCGGGTGGAGGCGATCACGTGGGACTGA
- a CDS encoding ABC transporter substrate-binding protein: MAIALFAALLASSCASDDESGDGGNGGNGGNGGDAAGEEIIDDGALNTGFVNTQEEMEPVEGGTLTMGMYSPITTLDPAKVNGAGTAGGIEMAALYDVLMRFDFETNDFVPHLAESLEPNEDFTQWTLTLRPDITFTDGTPYDAEAVAFNMQRLIDNRARIAPVMQGMTWEVTGPLEVTYNLETAWSGFPYLLAHQGGYIASPTAIQADPENWADSPVGAGPFANLAEFAANEVLALDANEDYWGEGPYLDQIRFAHLQGDAAKAEAVLSDDFEAGFIRLPVPAREVIDAGYPGFLTLNNSGEFLLMNNGVRDQTDRPTADERVRMAVRLAIDSQAYNDRGYDGMGFPTNSLMGPRSEWATESTVEADPEEARRLLEEYKAETGWDGKMSTITAVGSEDRAFSIQALLNNVGFDIEVEVLPTITDMINRVFIDANYDMISWGMNIADAEPWVALNNNLSSTSLANPSGYSDPQIDELLIELRGADDPARIQEILDEIQVIWDRDMPGVILSQQPELIAWNPSVHGVVPTIASMVLFNETFIAP; the protein is encoded by the coding sequence ATGGCCATCGCGTTGTTCGCGGCGCTGTTGGCCTCGTCGTGCGCCAGCGACGACGAGAGCGGTGACGGAGGCAACGGGGGCAACGGGGGCAACGGGGGCGACGCCGCCGGCGAGGAGATCATCGACGACGGTGCACTCAACACCGGCTTCGTCAACACCCAGGAGGAGATGGAACCCGTCGAGGGCGGCACGCTCACCATGGGCATGTACTCGCCCATTACCACCCTCGACCCGGCCAAGGTCAACGGGGCCGGCACCGCCGGCGGCATCGAGATGGCCGCCCTCTACGACGTGCTCATGCGCTTCGATTTCGAGACGAACGACTTCGTGCCCCACCTGGCCGAGAGCCTCGAGCCCAACGAGGACTTCACCCAGTGGACCCTCACGCTGCGTCCCGACATCACGTTCACCGACGGCACGCCCTACGACGCCGAAGCGGTGGCGTTCAACATGCAGCGCCTCATCGACAACCGGGCCCGCATCGCACCGGTCATGCAGGGGATGACGTGGGAGGTCACCGGTCCGCTCGAGGTGACCTACAACCTCGAGACGGCGTGGTCGGGCTTCCCGTACCTCCTGGCTCACCAAGGCGGCTACATCGCCTCGCCGACGGCCATCCAGGCCGATCCCGAGAACTGGGCCGACAGCCCCGTCGGGGCCGGCCCGTTCGCCAACCTGGCCGAGTTCGCGGCCAACGAGGTGCTCGCCCTCGACGCCAACGAGGACTACTGGGGCGAGGGCCCGTACCTCGACCAGATCCGCTTCGCTCACCTGCAGGGCGACGCGGCCAAGGCCGAAGCGGTGCTGTCCGACGACTTCGAGGCCGGGTTCATCCGTCTGCCGGTCCCGGCTCGCGAGGTCATCGACGCCGGCTACCCGGGGTTCCTGACCCTCAACAACAGCGGTGAGTTCCTGCTCATGAACAACGGTGTGCGCGACCAGACCGACCGCCCCACCGCCGACGAGCGGGTCCGCATGGCGGTGCGCCTCGCCATCGACTCGCAGGCCTACAACGACCGCGGCTACGACGGCATGGGCTTCCCGACGAACTCGCTCATGGGTCCCCGCTCGGAGTGGGCGACCGAGAGCACGGTGGAGGCTGATCCCGAGGAGGCTCGTCGCTTGCTCGAGGAGTACAAGGCCGAGACCGGCTGGGACGGCAAGATGAGCACCATCACCGCGGTGGGCTCCGAGGACCGGGCCTTCTCGATCCAGGCGCTGTTGAACAACGTGGGCTTCGACATCGAGGTGGAGGTCCTGCCGACCATCACCGACATGATCAACCGGGTGTTCATCGACGCCAACTACGACATGATCTCGTGGGGCATGAACATCGCCGACGCCGAGCCGTGGGTGGCGCTCAACAACAACTTGTCGAGCACCAGCCTGGCCAACCCGTCCGGCTACTCGGACCCCCAGATCGACGAGCTGCTCATCGAGCTGCGTGGGGCCGACGACCCGGCTCGCATCCAGGAGATCCTCGACGAGATCCAGGTCATCTGGGACCGTGACATGCCGGGCGTGATCCTGTCGCAGCAGCCCGAGCTGATCGCGTGGAACCCGAGCGTGCACGGCGTGGTGCCCACCATCGCCTCCATGGTCCTGTTCAACGAGACCTTCATCGCCCCGTGA